The following proteins are co-located in the Senegalia massiliensis genome:
- a CDS encoding isochorismatase family cysteine hydrolase — translation MRKALLILDAQKGFFKHADLDKEYKVIKKMIEIFNENNDLILGTKHIDENPDSIIYSNSENSKLDNHILKSCDKVFEKTVPSVFSNTNFTNFLKDESLTDLIICGFNTEYCGLFNAIVSNDRGFKTTYIEDAIGTVNNDETYEMPGLDINDFVSTVLHWSGVIDVVNFEEFIK, via the coding sequence ATGAGAAAAGCACTCTTAATATTAGACGCACAAAAAGGATTTTTTAAACATGCTGATTTAGATAAAGAATATAAAGTCATTAAAAAGATGATAGAAATTTTTAATGAAAATAATGACTTGATCCTTGGTACCAAGCATATAGATGAAAACCCTGATAGTATTATTTACTCAAATTCAGAAAACTCAAAACTAGACAATCACATATTAAAATCTTGTGATAAAGTGTTTGAAAAAACAGTTCCAAGTGTGTTTTCAAACACTAATTTCACTAATTTTTTAAAAGATGAGTCTTTAACAGACCTAATTATTTGTGGATTCAATACAGAGTATTGTGGGCTATTTAATGCGATAGTATCAAACGATCGTGGTTTTAAAACAACTTACATTGAAGATGCGATAGGAACTGTAAATAACGATGAAACATATGAAATGCCTGGATTGGATATTAACGACTTTGTATCGACCGTTCTACATTGGTCAGGAGTAATTGATGTTGTAAATTTTGAAGAATTTATTAAGTGA